In Methanobacterium spitsbergense, a single genomic region encodes these proteins:
- a CDS encoding plasma-membrane proton-efflux P-type ATPase, with the protein MEVAIILSALIQHWADLGIISVLLVLNAVVGFWQEYKADNAIELLKEKLALRARALRDNKWQEMSAKELVPGDIIHISSGDIVPADSKIIDEILVDESALTGESLPIEKKASDVAYSSSIVSQGETNALVIATGQNTYFGKTAQLVEKARTISFLQKTVIKIGDYLILLAMIMVTIIFIAALFRHESIFNTLQFVLVLIVASIPVALPAVLSVTMAVGAVALAKKEAIVSKLVAIEEMAGVDILCSDKTGTITENKLTLGEIKPFANFKEEDVLLYAALASQKDIKDPIDVAILSKTEENSIETNGYIIKEFEPFNSLSKRTQSLVKNSKEFKVSKGATQVILALIENNEIISDKMNGIVNKFAEKGYRALGVGKTDESGKWQYVGLLGFYDPPREDSAETIKTAESMGIDVKMVTGDHIAIAKETSKLVGLGTKIVIPENFVDKPDRKAKKVVEETDGFAEVFPEHKYHIVELLQDKGHIVGMTGDGVNDAPALKKANVGIAVAGATDAAKSAASIVLTQPGISVIIDSIKQSRKIFQRMNNYAIYRITETIRILFFITMSILIFNFYPITALMIVLLALLNDGPIMTIAYDNVRYSNEPERWDLRIILGIATFLGVLGVIESFFVLYLGIDILKLSLPVLQSFIYLKLSIAGTLTLYMARTKGHFWEIRPAKQLFIAITGAQITATLITVYGILLPAMGWFLAGVIWVEALTAFFIIDAIKVRFYQLLNREGIDVYK; encoded by the coding sequence ATTGAAGTAGCAATTATTTTGTCTGCTTTAATTCAACACTGGGCCGATTTAGGAATAATATCTGTATTACTTGTTTTGAATGCGGTTGTAGGTTTCTGGCAGGAATATAAAGCAGATAATGCAATTGAATTACTAAAAGAGAAACTTGCATTAAGAGCACGAGCATTACGTGACAATAAATGGCAAGAAATGTCAGCAAAAGAACTGGTTCCTGGAGATATTATACACATAAGTTCCGGAGATATTGTCCCTGCAGATTCAAAGATAATTGATGAAATATTAGTAGATGAATCAGCTTTAACAGGAGAATCTTTACCTATAGAAAAAAAAGCTTCAGATGTTGCCTATTCTAGTTCAATAGTCAGTCAGGGAGAAACCAATGCACTGGTTATTGCAACAGGACAGAATACATATTTTGGTAAAACAGCTCAATTAGTTGAAAAAGCCAGAACCATAAGCTTCCTACAAAAAACGGTCATAAAAATTGGAGATTATCTAATTTTACTTGCAATGATTATGGTAACAATCATTTTTATTGCAGCACTGTTCCGTCATGAAAGTATCTTTAACACACTGCAATTTGTACTAGTACTAATTGTTGCATCAATACCAGTAGCATTACCTGCAGTTCTCTCGGTTACAATGGCTGTAGGTGCAGTAGCTCTTGCTAAAAAAGAAGCAATAGTAAGTAAATTGGTGGCTATTGAAGAGATGGCTGGAGTGGACATATTATGTTCTGATAAAACAGGGACAATAACCGAAAATAAACTTACTTTAGGAGAAATCAAACCATTTGCCAATTTTAAAGAGGAAGATGTCTTGTTGTATGCTGCTTTAGCATCTCAGAAGGATATTAAAGATCCCATAGATGTTGCAATACTATCTAAAACAGAAGAAAATTCCATTGAAACTAATGGATATATAATAAAAGAATTTGAACCATTTAATTCCCTTTCAAAACGTACACAATCATTAGTAAAAAATTCTAAGGAATTTAAAGTTTCAAAGGGTGCAACACAAGTGATATTAGCACTCATAGAAAATAATGAAATAATTTCAGATAAAATGAATGGGATTGTCAACAAATTTGCTGAGAAGGGTTATCGTGCTCTTGGTGTTGGAAAAACTGATGAATCTGGAAAATGGCAATATGTGGGCCTTCTTGGGTTTTATGATCCTCCGCGTGAAGATTCAGCTGAAACTATTAAAACAGCTGAATCAATGGGAATAGATGTGAAGATGGTTACAGGTGATCATATTGCAATTGCAAAGGAAACATCGAAACTGGTAGGTCTTGGCACTAAAATCGTAATTCCAGAAAATTTTGTTGATAAACCCGATAGAAAAGCAAAGAAAGTTGTTGAAGAAACAGACGGATTTGCTGAAGTTTTTCCAGAACATAAATACCATATTGTTGAACTGCTTCAAGATAAAGGACATATTGTGGGTATGACTGGAGATGGAGTAAATGATGCCCCAGCACTTAAAAAGGCCAATGTAGGGATTGCAGTTGCAGGAGCTACTGATGCAGCCAAATCTGCAGCTTCTATTGTTCTCACACAGCCAGGAATTTCAGTGATCATTGATTCTATAAAACAAAGCCGTAAAATTTTCCAAAGAATGAATAATTATGCTATTTATAGAATAACTGAGACTATAAGGATATTATTTTTCATTACAATGTCTATTCTTATATTTAATTTTTATCCGATAACAGCTTTGATGATAGTATTGTTAGCATTATTAAATGATGGACCTATTATGACTATTGCTTATGATAATGTGAGATACTCAAATGAACCTGAAAGGTGGGATTTAAGGATTATTTTAGGTATTGCTACTTTTCTTGGAGTTTTAGGAGTAATTGAATCATTTTTTGTGCTTTATTTAGGAATTGATATATTAAAATTATCCCTTCCAGTTCTTCAATCGTTTATATATCTAAAACTTTCTATAGCTGGTACGTTAACGCTTTATATGGCCCGAACTAAGGGTCATTTCTGGGAAATTCGCCCAGCAAAACAACTTTTTATTGCTATTACCGGGGCACAGATTACTGCAACACTAATCACTGTTTATGGAATATTGTTACCAGCTATGGGCTGGTTTTTAGCAGGTGTAATTTGGGTAGAAGCTTTAACAGCATTTTTCATAATAGACGCAATAAAAGTACGTTTTTATCAATTATTAAACAGAGAAGGAATTGATGTATATAAATAG
- a CDS encoding tetratricopeptide repeat protein — translation MNKNFAIIMYFLVGFYLIVIPFWPVWEGLNPSNLSLLALGVFAIMGGVIVLYDKYTFSLKLYKLILALLSLIEGILIIDIFINSFTHNDFIIYIILMLTGLLTIIFIIAIIYFLVNKREISKIQRGFELIDQSKYQEACDYFDKYVKSDPENPLAWSGKAVALLKLNKYEEALECSNIALDIKLSLNKFLVKKTINVIQLSSKGLALAGLKRYDEALDYFDKVLKMNPKYLVALNARACVLAKLKNYDEALKIINKAQKLSPKNAYILDTKAYILSGLGKSDEALQYYQKAIDINPHNEEIHYNKGKTHKKLQQYNAALDCFDESLNINPNFEDAVKAKNVVMKLIEK, via the coding sequence ATGAATAAAAACTTTGCCATAATAATGTATTTTCTTGTGGGGTTTTATCTCATAGTTATACCATTTTGGCCGGTTTGGGAGGGTTTGAACCCTTCAAATTTATCATTGTTAGCTTTAGGAGTTTTCGCAATAATGGGTGGTGTAATTGTATTATATGATAAATACACTTTCTCTTTAAAACTTTACAAACTGATTTTAGCATTATTATCTCTAATTGAAGGAATTTTAATAATTGATATTTTTATTAACTCCTTTACCCACAATGACTTTATAATTTATATTATTTTAATGTTAACAGGATTATTAACCATCATATTCATCATAGCTATAATTTACTTCCTTGTTAATAAAAGAGAAATATCCAAAATTCAAAGAGGTTTCGAACTCATTGATCAGAGTAAATATCAAGAGGCATGTGATTACTTTGATAAATATGTAAAATCGGATCCTGAAAATCCGCTGGCATGGTCTGGTAAAGCTGTAGCACTTTTAAAACTTAATAAATATGAAGAAGCTTTAGAATGTTCAAATATTGCTTTAGATATAAAATTAAGCCTTAATAAATTTCTGGTTAAAAAGACAATTAACGTTATCCAACTTAGCAGTAAAGGCCTAGCTCTTGCTGGGCTTAAAAGATATGATGAAGCTTTAGATTATTTTGATAAGGTTTTAAAAATGAATCCAAAGTACTTAGTTGCATTGAACGCTAGAGCATGTGTTCTTGCAAAACTCAAAAATTATGATGAAGCTTTAAAAATAATTAATAAAGCTCAGAAACTGAGTCCAAAAAATGCATATATACTTGATACTAAAGCATATATATTAAGCGGATTAGGAAAATCAGACGAAGCACTCCAATATTATCAAAAAGCAATTGATATAAATCCACACAATGAAGAAATACATTATAATAAAGGTAAAACCCATAAAAAACTTCAACAATATAATGCTGCTTTGGATTGTTTTGATGAATCATTAAATATAAATCCAAATTTTGAAGATGCAGTGAAAGCTAAAAATGTAGTTATGAAGTTGATAGAGAAGTGA
- a CDS encoding VOC family protein has product MKVKYATIIVEDMDESIKFYTDVMGLEIDSQHNPYPGLTITLLKGEGDAMIELIKNTENETGLFSVGMEVEDINKTVKELKSKGAKITKEPMPITIGTLAFLEDPNGATIVLIQHH; this is encoded by the coding sequence ATGAAAGTTAAATACGCTACCATCATAGTTGAGGATATGGACGAATCAATTAAATTTTACACAGATGTTATGGGACTTGAAATAGATAGCCAACACAACCCTTATCCCGGATTAACGATCACATTACTTAAAGGGGAAGGAGATGCTATGATAGAACTCATAAAAAATACAGAAAATGAAACTGGCCTGTTTTCAGTGGGAATGGAAGTTGAAGATATAAACAAAACAGTAAAAGAACTCAAATCCAAAGGAGCCAAAATCACCAAAGAACCCATGCCAATAACAATTGGAACCCTTGCATTCTTAGAAGATCCAAATGGGGCTACAATAGTACTAATTCAACACCACTAA
- a CDS encoding TetR/AcrR family transcriptional regulator, whose amino-acid sequence MTRVVPDYKEIARSNILQASIKVFSKKGFHGATMNEIAKEVGVSKGTLYTYFKSKEDILNEIWVLSSQNILDLKNTYKGRDFIEVLEELYAMMVESTGLQLSFEVILISQQNEKIKKINQKSYKSKLESLKIFIQDQQDNGSVRKDLDADLLAQILTGLYTDVAAQLLIGLDNEEVHEKWIKSVKAILKQ is encoded by the coding sequence ATGACAAGAGTTGTACCTGATTATAAGGAAATAGCTAGATCTAATATTTTACAGGCTTCCATAAAAGTTTTCTCTAAAAAAGGATTTCATGGAGCCACAATGAATGAGATCGCCAAGGAAGTAGGTGTTAGCAAGGGAACATTATACACATACTTCAAAAGTAAAGAAGATATACTAAACGAAATATGGGTATTGTCAAGTCAAAATATTTTAGATCTGAAAAATACCTATAAAGGACGAGATTTCATAGAGGTATTGGAAGAATTATATGCTATGATGGTTGAATCAACAGGATTGCAGTTATCCTTTGAAGTGATATTAATATCACAGCAAAACGAAAAGATCAAAAAAATCAATCAGAAATCATACAAATCAAAATTGGAATCATTAAAGATATTCATACAGGATCAACAGGATAATGGCAGTGTTAGAAAGGATTTAGATGCTGATTTATTGGCTCAGATTTTAACTGGTTTATACACAGATGTTGCAGCACAGCTATTAATTGGACTTGATAATGAGGAAGTACATGAAAAATGGATAAAATCAGTAAAAGCCATATTAAAACAATAA
- a CDS encoding GNAT family N-acetyltransferase — MIIRMEKTDDHSTIREVNLKAFPSDVEATLVERIRNSMDVISMVATVEDKVVGHILFSPLTIENDKESFPALILAPIAVLPEYQNQGIGSKLVEKGIVECRNQGHSIIILVGHPEFYPRFGFKPAEQNGIQHPFEVPEDVFMVYELVTDALCRVNGVLKYSMAFDDLL, encoded by the coding sequence ATGATTATCCGCATGGAAAAAACAGATGACCATTCTACAATCAGGGAAGTGAATCTCAAAGCATTCCCGAGTGATGTTGAAGCAACTCTCGTTGAAAGAATCAGAAATTCTATGGATGTTATTTCAATGGTTGCAACTGTTGAGGATAAAGTGGTTGGCCATATACTTTTCAGCCCATTAACCATTGAAAATGATAAGGAATCATTTCCCGCACTTATACTTGCACCCATTGCTGTTCTACCCGAATATCAAAATCAGGGTATAGGATCTAAACTCGTTGAAAAAGGGATTGTTGAATGCAGAAATCAGGGACATTCAATTATAATACTAGTTGGACATCCTGAATTCTATCCTCGTTTTGGATTTAAACCAGCAGAACAAAATGGCATCCAACACCCATTTGAAGTTCCTGAAGATGTCTTCATGGTATATGAACTAGTAACAGATGCTCTTTGTAGAGTAAATGGTGTACTTAAATATTCTATGGCTTTTGATGATCTTCTGTAA
- a CDS encoding cation-transporting P-type ATPase — translation MDKIIINVDEAKKNSMKELLSKLSSNKNGLSVQEANQRLQKYGPNEIIEKKQILLLNLLDIFGVLYHGLLK, via the coding sequence ATGGATAAAATAATTATAAACGTAGATGAAGCAAAAAAAAATTCTATGAAAGAATTGTTAAGTAAATTATCTTCTAATAAAAACGGTTTGTCCGTTCAAGAGGCTAATCAACGTCTTCAAAAATATGGGCCAAATGAAATCATTGAAAAAAAACAAATCCTTTTATTAAATTTATTAGATATTTTTGGGGTCCTATACCATGGCTTATTGAAGTAG
- a CDS encoding DNA-directed DNA polymerase produces the protein METRQFVLLDIDYITKNHIAVIRLFGRLIGENEGSIIALDKSFRPYIYVQPHDMDNCVNDLSELKLLKVEKLQKRDNGLLKDFLKVTLNHPQDIYKLKDKIMELKSVENIREYDIPFYRRYLIDNGLFPMNTIEVEGKVLNSTHSSRGGKCLFEIHGEPKNLESDLEGLNMLSFNIEACNPKGMPQVKEDPIIMVSFSSNQGFQKIFSTKKSSLDFVETLCNEKDLIEKYVNTIQSEDPDIILGYNSDRFDFPYIKERAEKLGVPLKLGVDESYLKITNNGLRNATQIKGRIHIDLYSNMRRNLPLEHHSLKRVYKELFGKNKIDIPGNEVYTCWNDGGEKLEKLFRYSLGDVMAVTEIGEKMLPLSMELTRIVGQPLFDVARMGSGKQVEWYLIRKAFEYGDMAPNKFGNYLRDVVGGYVEEPVKGLHTNIYYFDFRSLYPSIIISKNISPETLVEDDSKECHIAPEFGYKFRKSPQGFIPSVVSEVLENRMRIKSLIAESTDYRERQVLNYQQEAFKRLASTIYGLYNHSTFRWYSIECSEAITAWGRDFLQKTMKRAEKHGFKPVYADTDGFYAILDRD, from the coding sequence ATGGAGACTAGACAATTCGTACTTTTAGACATTGATTACATCACCAAGAACCATATCGCAGTGATAAGATTATTTGGCAGACTCATTGGAGAAAATGAAGGATCAATAATAGCCCTAGATAAAAGTTTCAGACCATACATATACGTTCAACCGCATGATATGGACAACTGTGTAAATGATTTAAGTGAATTGAAGCTTCTTAAAGTAGAAAAACTCCAAAAAAGAGATAATGGACTGTTGAAAGATTTCCTTAAGGTAACCCTTAATCATCCCCAAGATATCTACAAGTTAAAAGATAAAATAATGGAATTGAAATCTGTTGAAAATATCAGGGAGTATGATATACCATTTTACCGCAGATATCTCATAGATAACGGATTATTCCCCATGAACACCATAGAAGTGGAGGGTAAGGTATTGAATTCCACCCATTCTTCGCGTGGTGGAAAATGCTTATTTGAAATTCATGGCGAACCTAAAAATCTAGAATCTGATTTAGAGGGACTAAATATGCTTAGTTTTAATATTGAAGCATGCAATCCCAAGGGCATGCCCCAGGTAAAGGAAGATCCCATCATCATGGTAAGTTTCTCAAGTAACCAGGGCTTTCAGAAGATATTCTCCACCAAAAAATCGTCACTGGACTTTGTAGAAACCTTGTGCAACGAGAAAGATTTAATTGAAAAATATGTTAACACCATACAATCAGAAGACCCAGATATTATTCTCGGATATAATTCAGACCGTTTTGACTTTCCCTATATTAAGGAGAGAGCAGAGAAGTTGGGTGTACCCCTTAAATTAGGAGTTGATGAGTCATACCTTAAAATCACGAATAATGGCCTTAGAAATGCCACACAGATAAAGGGAAGAATCCATATCGATCTCTACTCCAACATGCGCCGTAACCTGCCACTGGAGCATCACTCGCTGAAAAGGGTGTATAAAGAGCTTTTTGGGAAGAATAAAATTGATATCCCTGGAAACGAGGTATACACCTGTTGGAACGATGGTGGTGAAAAATTAGAGAAACTCTTTAGATATTCACTGGGAGATGTAATGGCAGTCACCGAAATCGGAGAGAAAATGCTGCCATTGAGTATGGAATTAACACGAATTGTTGGCCAGCCCTTATTTGATGTGGCCCGTATGGGCTCGGGAAAACAGGTGGAATGGTATTTAATAAGGAAAGCCTTTGAATATGGGGACATGGCACCGAACAAATTTGGAAATTATTTAAGAGATGTTGTGGGTGGCTATGTTGAAGAACCTGTTAAGGGATTACATACGAATATTTATTACTTCGACTTTAGAAGTCTCTATCCCAGCATAATAATTTCTAAAAATATTTCACCCGAAACACTGGTTGAAGATGATAGTAAAGAATGCCACATAGCACCAGAATTCGGGTATAAATTCAGGAAATCTCCCCAAGGATTTATCCCATCGGTTGTCAGCGAAGTATTAGAAAATAGAATGCGAATTAAATCTCTCATAGCAGAATCCACAGATTACAGGGAACGTCAGGTGTTAAATTATCAACAAGAAGCATTTAAAAGACTCGCCAGCACTATTTATGGACTTTACAATCACAGCACATTTAGATGGTACAGCATTGAGTGCTCGGAAGCCATAACTGCATGGGGAAGAGATTTTCTACAGAAAACAATGAAAAGAGCTGAAAAACATGGTTTCAAACCAGTATATGCTGATACTGATGGATTCTATGCTATACTCGATAGAGATTAG
- a CDS encoding prenyltransferase, which translates to MSETITIKPNNNVNNLLKFIKLGKPQFAVGLFFYFSLGALLGVLFNAEFVLSKFILGFAIIFLSTWAVHYHNDYYDFVSDHFGTPTAISGGSGVLVEHPEWRNKSKIMGITLIGLAIGISVLFTFLFSYPITFILFVIVANLIAWFYAAPPFQLSYRGLGEFGNTAIGLLFPGLGYFALIGTLNLPFFVFAIPMLFLQLLFTLSVEIPDMEGDILGGKMTWIASKGREFGFKIIAISGLLATISFLILPFTNLFPTIIDFRIIALISLIPLSLGIIELIKKPLDKLSATKYCIYNLASIFAAVILINLYFIYLIKII; encoded by the coding sequence TTGTCTGAAACCATCACTATTAAACCCAATAACAATGTTAATAATTTATTGAAATTTATCAAACTGGGAAAACCACAATTTGCTGTAGGATTGTTCTTTTATTTCAGTCTAGGTGCTTTACTTGGGGTTTTATTTAATGCTGAATTTGTTTTAAGCAAATTTATACTAGGATTTGCAATTATATTCTTATCAACATGGGCAGTTCACTATCATAACGATTATTATGATTTTGTTTCAGATCATTTTGGCACTCCAACAGCCATTTCTGGTGGTAGTGGAGTTCTGGTTGAACATCCTGAATGGAGAAATAAATCTAAAATAATGGGTATCACACTAATTGGATTGGCCATTGGCATTTCTGTACTTTTTACATTCTTATTTTCTTACCCAATAACTTTTATCCTCTTTGTTATTGTTGCAAATCTTATAGCATGGTTTTATGCGGCTCCACCATTTCAACTATCTTATCGTGGCCTAGGTGAATTTGGAAATACTGCAATCGGCCTTCTATTTCCAGGTTTAGGTTACTTTGCATTAATTGGAACGTTAAACCTTCCTTTTTTTGTTTTTGCCATTCCCATGCTGTTTTTACAATTATTATTTACACTCAGCGTAGAAATTCCTGACATGGAAGGGGATATATTGGGGGGCAAAATGACATGGATTGCTTCCAAAGGTCGTGAATTTGGATTTAAAATCATTGCAATATCCGGATTATTAGCAACTATCTCATTTCTAATACTGCCCTTCACAAATCTATTCCCTACAATAATCGATTTCCGTATAATAGCCCTTATATCATTAATTCCATTGAGTTTAGGAATAATTGAACTAATAAAAAAGCCATTAGACAAACTCTCTGCCACAAAATACTGTATTTACAACCTAGCATCAATATTTGCAGCTGTAATACTAATTAATCTCTATTTCATTTACCTAATAAAAATAATATAA
- a CDS encoding HEAT repeat domain-containing protein — MINSSEEKRNLDRKRRGQISPEDIKAYAEFSTEHLIKMLDDNNPQKRTIAATILGNKRDSKCIRNLCNSLKKENALYSRIAMSEALGKMGEASVLPLIKLLGQIGNNQEVELPKKYFNKRSFPLARDMAARTIIKIGKPATPYLIKVMEEQDDFIMQQAIDAIGGIAAKTDDKSVLSVMIDGLETHSDNKISLWKIIRALSGFKHSEEALTPLVNILKSNYDAAIIWESARTLGQINISRPDAIDALQELEKNDNPEIKKATENALINLSHNIREYSSK, encoded by the coding sequence ATGATAAATAGTTCTGAAGAGAAAAGAAATTTGGATCGAAAAAGAAGGGGACAGATTTCGCCTGAAGATATTAAAGCATATGCTGAATTTTCAACAGAACATTTAATCAAAATGTTAGATGATAATAATCCTCAAAAAAGAACAATTGCTGCGACTATTTTAGGAAATAAAAGGGACAGTAAATGCATTAGAAATCTATGCAACTCTTTAAAGAAAGAAAATGCACTCTATTCACGAATTGCCATGTCTGAAGCGTTAGGAAAAATGGGTGAAGCATCAGTTCTGCCATTAATCAAATTATTAGGCCAAATTGGGAACAATCAAGAAGTTGAATTACCAAAAAAATATTTTAACAAGAGAAGTTTCCCATTAGCACGTGATATGGCTGCAAGAACCATTATAAAAATTGGAAAACCAGCTACACCTTATCTAATTAAAGTAATGGAAGAACAAGATGATTTTATCATGCAACAGGCAATTGATGCTATAGGAGGAATAGCAGCTAAGACAGATGATAAAAGTGTATTGTCTGTTATGATTGATGGCCTTGAAACACATTCAGATAATAAAATTAGTTTATGGAAAATAATAAGAGCTTTAAGTGGATTTAAACATAGTGAAGAAGCATTAACCCCGTTGGTAAATATATTAAAAAGTAATTATGATGCTGCAATTATATGGGAGTCAGCAAGAACCCTAGGTCAAATTAATATTAGTAGACCAGATGCTATAGATGCACTTCAGGAATTAGAAAAAAATGATAATCCTGAAATTAAAAAAGCAACGGAAAACGCGTTAATTAATTTAAGCCATAATATTCGGGAATATTCGAGTAAATAA
- a CDS encoding GyrI-like domain-containing protein: protein MNQKTNSKKPFQVIGIEIRTSNEQAMEDIPSLWEKFYTKDIKKNIPNRLDNNVLAIYTNYEGNFTKPYTYILGCAVNSLSDIPDGMIGKSISSAKYEIFTAKGKMPDKIVEVWQYIWSPEIDVKRSYVTDFEVYGDKYNDLENSEVEIYIGVKE from the coding sequence ATGAATCAAAAAACCAATTCCAAAAAACCATTTCAAGTCATAGGGATAGAGATAAGGACATCAAATGAACAAGCAATGGAAGATATCCCAAGTTTATGGGAGAAATTTTATACAAAGGATATAAAAAAGAATATTCCAAATAGGCTAGATAATAATGTTTTGGCGATTTATACTAATTATGAAGGAAATTTTACAAAGCCCTATACTTACATTCTTGGATGTGCAGTGAATTCTTTAAGTGATATTCCAGATGGTATGATAGGAAAATCAATTTCCTCAGCAAAATATGAAATATTCACTGCAAAAGGGAAAATGCCAGACAAAATAGTTGAGGTGTGGCAATATATATGGAGTCCTGAAATTGATGTAAAAAGATCTTATGTAACAGATTTCGAAGTTTATGGAGACAAATATAACGACTTAGAAAATTCGGAAGTTGAGATTTATATAGGTGTAAAAGAATAA
- a CDS encoding prenyltransferase, producing MEYNLNTLSKIIKLGRFKYLLGDFLLFTMGALLAILLNAEFVLSKFVLGYAILFTAHLSVHYSNDYFDSNVDQHTSPTVISGGSGILVDNPELKEFAKWFSIIIMSISIILTAVFTVIFKYPITFFLFLLFGNMLAWFYTAPPIKLSYRRLGEVANIIAVVIFLGTGYFALQRTLDLSFFLFSIPIIFLNLVFIVSFQIPDMEGDKLGGKITWIVLKGREFGFKIIAISGLLATISFLILPFTNMFPLRIDFHVLALISLISLSLGIIGMIKRPVNRESATKLAIINVAALFIISILIDLYFIKLIH from the coding sequence ATGGAATATAATCTTAACACATTATCTAAAATTATTAAACTTGGAAGGTTCAAATATCTACTTGGAGACTTCCTTTTATTCACAATGGGAGCATTACTAGCTATTTTGCTTAATGCCGAATTTGTATTAAGCAAGTTTGTACTAGGATATGCCATATTATTTACAGCCCATCTATCTGTACATTACAGTAATGACTATTTTGATTCCAATGTAGATCAACACACTTCACCTACAGTAATTTCAGGCGGTAGTGGGATCCTAGTTGATAACCCCGAATTAAAAGAGTTTGCAAAATGGTTTTCAATAATTATAATGAGCATATCAATTATTCTTACAGCGGTTTTTACTGTTATATTCAAGTATCCCATAACATTTTTCTTATTCTTATTATTTGGAAACATGTTAGCGTGGTTTTACACTGCCCCTCCTATCAAATTATCTTATAGAAGGTTAGGAGAAGTTGCAAATATTATAGCGGTTGTTATATTCCTTGGAACTGGTTACTTTGCTTTACAACGAACATTAGATCTATCTTTCTTTTTATTTTCAATTCCCATTATTTTTTTAAATTTGGTGTTTATAGTTAGCTTTCAAATTCCTGATATGGAAGGAGACAAATTAGGAGGTAAAATTACATGGATTGTTCTCAAGGGTCGTGAATTTGGATTCAAAATCATTGCTATTTCAGGATTATTAGCAACAATTTCATTTTTGATCTTACCATTCACGAATATGTTTCCATTGAGAATAGATTTCCATGTACTAGCATTGATCTCACTCATATCTCTATCGTTGGGAATTATTGGAATGATAAAAAGACCGGTTAATAGGGAATCAGCAACAAAATTAGCTATTATTAATGTAGCAGCTCTTTTTATTATTTCAATACTAATAGATCTATATTTCATTAAACTTATTCATTAA